GACGGAAGACGGCCACGGCATGCTCCGCCGACGTCACGGCGACACCGGTGGCATCGGGAACGGCATGCGCTGCGATCGGCAGGGCCGAACCGCCGCCCGCAATCCACGCCCGCCAGACATCCCCCGACCGACCGGGTGAGTCGAGGGGCACGCCGGCGAGCCTGTCCGGCTCGATCAGCGCGCAGTCGACGTCCGACACCTCAAACCCGCCACGCTCTGACGTCGGGACAACCAAGGCAACGGTCTCGACATCACCGACCGGCGGGGCAGCCCCCGCGGCGCGGCCGGACCAGGACCACAAGGCAAACATATGACGGTCGGGTAGGTACGTGGCCTGACTGGCCTGACTGTCAAGCAGGACACCAGGAGGTTTTTGCCCGATTCCCATGGTGTCAGTGGCCGCCCACGTCATCGCCCTGATAAGCGGGTTGGTTACCGGCCCCGGAATGGGGGGCCGCCCCAGCCACGGAGCGGCTGCCTTCTCGATCGTAGTCCGGCTCCTGCACCAGCCCTGTGGGCTTTCCGACAGGACGCAAGGCAATCACCAGCACAGCTGCTCCGAAGAGTGCGATGAGCATGATCCAGACCGCGCCGACGTGCATAGCGTGAACAAACGCATCATCGGCAGCGTGCGCAAGCGTGGGCCGGTGGATCGCGGTGGCGGCATGCCGGGCCTGTTCGGCGGAAACCCGCGCCCGGTCCTGCACCGGCCCGGGTGCATCGCTCAGCGAGGGTTCGATCGCGCGCCGATACACGATCGACATGATCGTGCCGCCAACTGCGATCCCGATCACGCTGCCGGTCTGTCGCACGGTGTTGGTGACGGCCGACCCGGCGCCGGCCCGTTCCAGCGGCAGGGAGCTGATCAATGCCGCCGTCACTGGGCCGAGCACCATGCCGACGGAGAGGCCCTGAACCCACAACAGGAGCTCGATCCAGATGAGCGGGGTGTGCAGCCCGAGGAGCCCGTACGCGCCCATGGTCAGCGCCGCCACGGTGAGAGCTGGTGCGCTGACGGGTCGTAGCGACCAGCGGTGAACGAGACGCGCGCCAAGGGGCGCCCCCAGGATCGCACCGAGCGCGGTCGGGAGACTGGCCAAGCCCGCCTCGATCGGCGAAAAGCCGCGTGCGCCCTGTAGGTAGAACGCGTTGTAGAAGGTGACGGCGGCCACGGCGAAGAGGAGCAATCCGAGCGCTGCGTTGCCGCCACCGAAGGTACGTTGCGCGAGCAGTCGGGGATCGAAGCTGGGCACCCTGATTCGCAGCTCGACGAGTACGAAAGCGGCCAGCAGGACCAGTCCGACCGCGAGCGGCGCCCAGACATCCGTACGGCTCCAGGCGGCCACCTGCCCCGCACGGATCAGCCCGTAGGCCAACGCCGCGAGCCCGCTGATCGACAGCAACATCCCAGCCGGGTCCAACGGCCGCAGGACGGGGCTACGGAAATTCGGACGAGCATCGCGATCCCGGCCAACGCCAGCGCCACGACCGGGACATTGACCAGAAAGACCGAGCCCCACCAGAAATGGTCGAGAAGCAACCCTGCCAACACCGGGCCGACAGCCATTCCGACGCCGGCGGATGTCGAGGAAATGGCGATCGCGGTTGCCCGTGCGGGGCCGGTGAAGGTCCACATGAGGGTGGCCAAGTTGGCGGGCATGATCAGCGCGCTGCCTACGCCCATCGCGGCTCGAGCGGCAATCAGTTGGCCTGCGTCGCTTGCGTACGCCGCCCACACCGAGGATCCGGCGAAGACCACCAATCCAATGGCGAGCACAGTGCGGTGACCGAAGCGATCGCCCAGTGCGCCTGCGGTGAACATCAAGGTGGCGAAGGCCAGAGTGTACGAGCCGGTGGCCCATTGAAGCTCGGCCGGGCCGGCATCCAGTCCACGGACCGGGTCTGCGAGGGTCTCCAGGGTGGTACTCAGGACGGTGTTGTCCAGCCAGATCAGCAGCGAGCACACCATGAGAACGGCAAGGATTAACTGCTGCCTGAACTTCGGCAACGTTGGGGACGTGGTCATGAATACCCTCGGGTGCGATCGGTAAAAACCTGACGCGACGGGACCGTAGGCAATCGTCACGCCCCTGTCAATTCTGAGTGTCCGTGAACTGACTGCTGGTTTTGGCGAGTCACCGAGGGCATATCCGCACACCCCTGTCAATTCCGAGTTCCTGCGAACCAACTGCTGACTTCAGTGAATCTCCGGGGCATATCTTCACGCCCCTGTCAATTGCTGAGCTTGTTGTTTGACCTCGCACATCATCCGACCTGCTGAGGCAGGGCTTTTGCAAAGTCATGTGAATCCTTGGACTGTGCAGGCGCCAGGCCAGGCGAGGTCGAGGAGGTCCGCGGCCGGCTGAAGGGCTCGTAGGACATCTCCGGAGGCCGGCCGCAATGTTCGTGTGGCCCGCCGCTCGCACAGGTTGATCGCGAGGCTGCCAGCCCTGGTGACTTCCGGCAGACATGACGTGCGCGGAACCGCAACCGGGGGATAGCGGCTCCGCGCACATCATGCGTGACAGATATCAATCACAGAGGTCACAGATGCGAGTCACAGGTATCAGTCCTTGAAGGCGTCCTTGGCCTTCTCCTTGGCGCCCCGCAGATCGCCCTTGGACTCTTTGGCCGATCCTTCGGCTTCCATACGCTCATTCCCCACGGCTCGGCCCGCAGCCTTCTCTGCCTTCCCGGCGATCTGCTCGGTCTTGGCCTTGGCCTTTTCGTCGGCACTCATCGTGAGGTCCTTTCGTAGGTGGTCTGACCGCTCTCGTGCCCCGGTGAAATCCTGGGAAACAACAGGAAGTTCGGTGGGCGGCCCGGGGCGCAGCAGGCGGGAGGATTTCTCTGCTGACCAGGCCCCGGACCGTCGTATCCGTGCTTGTATCCGTTGTGCGGCGGATGAATCCTGTCAGTTCTGATCGACGGGGGAGGTGCGACGGTGCGTCCTCGAGTGGTTGATGAGCATCGGGCGTGAAGATAGTTGAAGAGAGTTTCTGTTCGGGACTCCCGCCCCCGAGGTGTTCTAGCGGGCAGGCTATGGCTAGGAGCCCAGTACCGGGTAGTGATCCGAATAGCGGGTGTAGGTCGTGCCGTCGAGTTCCCAGCGCGGCGACGAGACGGCCTGGCCCGTGTTGCGCCAGGCGGCCGGCCGCGCGTGCCTGTTGTCGTACAGGACATAGTCGAGCCATTCCCGCGGAGAGTCGGGGTACCGCTCCCTCGTCAGGGCGTTGGTCGCGGGATCGCTCGTGTACGGATGGCCCTCATAGCGTGGTGCCGCGGCACCGAGGCTGCTCAGAAGTCCTGCGTACTCACGACCGTAGCGGTCGATGTTCATATCCCCGGCGAAGATGACTGGCTCGCCCGCGGGAATCTTGAGGCCGTCGACGAAATGGCGCATCTCCTTGAGCTGGGATGTGCGTGTCCGGGCTGCCTCACCGTCGTCACACCCGTCATCGTCTGCCTGTAGATGGGTACCGAGCACATGCACGGGCGCGCCGTTCACCTTGAGCCGGGCGTAGGCGACTCCCTTCTCGGACAAAGAGTCCGCGCCGCAGGCGTCGTCATATATGTACTGGATCTGGCGCGTGATGGGCCACCGGCTGGCGATGGCGACGCCACCGTCCTCATACGGCAGGGACGAGTAGTCGCCGAGGGTCTGATGCCAGCCATTCTCCGACCGGCCCACCACAGGAGTTCTGTAGGGATAGCCCTTCAGGCGCGCCATCAGGATGTCGGAGGCACTGTCGTCGAAGAGCTCTTGGAATACGACAACGTCGTTGCCGGCGACATACGGGGCCGAGCCGATGAGCGCACCTCGCTCATCCTGTGCCCAGCCATCAGTGATGAAGGAAGGCAACAACATGGTGTTCGTGGTGAGCACCTTGAGTTGAGGAACACTCCCTGTGGCTTCGCTTCCCGGTGCTACAGCACTTGCCGGGACCGATGTGGCGCCGGCCAGGACGGCCGAGACCACGAGCAGGGCGGTGACGCGGAGTTTCATGCGAGTCCCCTCGGGGTGACAGGTATGTACTCCGGACACACTGGCCCGCTGGCCAGGACGCGTCATGAGCAAGCTTCACTCAAAGTGCAGTGGGTTGTGGCACCCGATCCACCCAGAACCTGGGACTCGTCCGGCTGACGATGCGAACACCTCGTGCCGGGGTTGCTGCAGTCGACTGGGAGCGGATCCCCGTAGG
This Streptomyces decoyicus DNA region includes the following protein-coding sequences:
- a CDS encoding MFS transporter, which encodes MLLSISGLAALAYGLIRAGQVAAWSRTDVWAPLAVGLVLLAAFVLVELRIRVPSFDPRLLAQRTFGGGNAALGLLLFAVAAVTFYNAFYLQGARGFSPIEAGLASLPTALGAILGAPLGARLVHRWSLRPVSAPALTVAALTMGAYGLLGLHTPLIWIELLLWVQGLSVGMVLGPVTAALISSLPLERAGAGSAVTNTVRQTGSVIGIAVGGTIMSIVYRRAIEPSLSDAPGPVQDRARVSAEQARHAATAIHRPTLAHAADDAFVHAMHVGAVWIMLIALFGAAVLVIALRPVGKPTGLVQEPDYDREGSRSVAGAAPHSGAGNQPAYQGDDVGGH
- a CDS encoding MFS transporter, producing MTIAYGPVASGFYRSHPRVFMTTSPTLPKFRQQLILAVLMVCSLLIWLDNTVLSTTLETLADPVRGLDAGPAELQWATGSYTLAFATLMFTAGALGDRFGHRTVLAIGLVVFAGSSVWAAYASDAGQLIAARAAMGVGSALIMPANLATLMWTFTGPARATAIAISSTSAGVGMAVGPVLAGLLLDHFWWGSVFLVNVPVVALALAGIAMLVRISVAPSCGRWTRLGCCCRSAGSRRWPTG
- a CDS encoding CsbD family protein, which translates into the protein MSADEKAKAKTEQIAGKAEKAAGRAVGNERMEAEGSAKESKGDLRGAKEKAKDAFKD
- the sph gene encoding sphingomyelin phosphodiesterase, giving the protein MKLRVTALLVVSAVLAGATSVPASAVAPGSEATGSVPQLKVLTTNTMLLPSFITDGWAQDERGALIGSAPYVAGNDVVVFQELFDDSASDILMARLKGYPYRTPVVGRSENGWHQTLGDYSSLPYEDGGVAIASRWPITRQIQYIYDDACGADSLSEKGVAYARLKVNGAPVHVLGTHLQADDDGCDDGEAARTRTSQLKEMRHFVDGLKIPAGEPVIFAGDMNIDRYGREYAGLLSSLGAAAPRYEGHPYTSDPATNALTRERYPDSPREWLDYVLYDNRHARPAAWRNTGQAVSSPRWELDGTTYTRYSDHYPVLGS